From the genome of Triticum aestivum cultivar Chinese Spring chromosome 1A, IWGSC CS RefSeq v2.1, whole genome shotgun sequence:
AGTCTGTGGGTGGTCATTTTTATGGCAGCTGTAGGTGTGCAGACATGGCACCTACtgttcaacaaacatggcaaccaTTGTTTTGCCTACAAATAACTACAAATAGCAAATGTAGCGCTGTTTTTTGTGCTTCAGATATTTTCCCTCTACCTTGTTGTGCTGTATTTGACCATCGTGTGTGGTCTGTTACACCATAATGACGTGATCCACCAGGAATTTGCGAAGCTTGCCAGGAGACGTTTGCCGGGTCACCGCCAGCGTAATAACCTGCAATCATAGTAGTGGTTGGTCAAATCGCGGCAAACGCATTTTGTGCtagcacggcaactgcagttgccctTATGTGGCAAATCGCAGTTTGTTATTAGATGGCAATTGCAGTTGTCATGAAATGGCAACTGCAGCTTTTCCTACATGGCAACTACAGGTGTGCAGAGATGGCAAATGTTGTTTTTAATACATGGCAACCGTAGAAGACCAGTCATGGCAATTTTTGTAGTTGTCAACTATGCTCCTTGTGCTGACCGAGCATCCGCATCTTCACTATGtttatggactcacctgtgtacgacgtcgatggcaggtacatgggtgctGCCCGATTCCACGTGCTGCACGAAGGCTCTGCATTTTACACCCGTGATAACTCGTGAGTCCttttgccatctttttttcatgtTCATTTTTCATGTCCACAGCATTATGTGCTCTTTTTTCGTTTTTGCATTACCTTGATTAGCCATACTAGCTAGTTGGAGTTGgctgcccgtacatttgtcagCGTTAGCGCCTTGTGAGTGCACTTGCCACGGGGCCCCCCTAAGAGTGTTctggtcataagaacctgcaagACAAATGACAGTGCacgacataagtagaatgtcatgtCCATCGTCGCGAAGATGGCAAATGTTTCTCTTCATTTTTTAGCACGCATCGTACCTACGCCTGCATACTGTTCTAGTAGCggcagcaacggccctgcagaGATGAGCTGACTGTACTCTGATGCATCGAAAGGTGGCGgtgtttctggcctttgagaaccccAATCATCTGCaccatcttcgtgattcattcttttCCGTGTCTCGCTTCTGTTCTGATGTGCTCTCAATCACTGGATGAACAAGAAGGCATCAACAATCCAAATTTTTTTATCATTGTGCTGCTTGCATGTAGAAGTTAACACGTCAGTGCTATCACATTTTCATGCGTTGGCAACCAACATATCATGGCTAGTAGGACATGCACATCCACTATCCTTTTCTAAAATCTGGTGCTAGCTATCCGTTTGATTTGATGGCATCAGGCTCTACAATAGGATGGCAAGCAATAAGTTGACATGGTGGCAGTTGACGACAATGACAGGTGGCAACTGACGTTATACACCAATGGCAATTAATTTTCACACCCCCCATTATTCCAAATTTATCAATTCTCTCTCCCTTTTTATGGATTCCTGCACATCCATTCATTCACCAACTAGGAGCATCAACCTACTGAGAACTCACGGTTATCTCTAGCGTACTACATGGCAGATCTAGTGTATTCTGCTTGGCAACTGCGAAGTCACACAACGTATGTAGTGTTTTAACCCTGTAGGATGGATCTAGTTGCCAACTTCGTCGGTAATTTTGCAATTTTCTGCTCAGGAGGATGAGAAACAGTAGGGAGATCGGGAGATTCACCTGCTTTTAGCTGGTCGTCTCTGGAGGGCGTTGTTGGAGTGGGGGTTGGGGGGGTGGGATGGGGTGGGGGGAGATAAGGGGTGTGGTTTGCGGTGGGAGCGCCCTACAGATCCtccctggttgccatggcaaccagagatgACCGGCGACGGAGGTCGGGGTTCGACAGGCGGGGGCGAGGGCGCAGGCGAGAGAGGGGACGGATCGGAGGCCGGGAAcggctgggtcgtgcgggcagcggCTTGTCTGGCCCGGATGAGGCAGTGCGGGCGGGGTTGCCACGCACCGGACGTGCGGGCGCGCTTTTGTGCGCGCGGACGGGGTCGTGCGGGGCGGTTCCCGTCCATGCCACACGATGCGTGCGGGCGGGTCGCCCTCCACGCCACACGTGTGACAGTTATCGGCTTCCAAAAATAAAACATGGAGAAAACCCatagagaaaaaagaaaagaaaaacgagcGGAACCTTCCCAAAACCAGAAAGACTGGCCTACATGGCAAACTCAATAGCGTCCGCAGGGGTCCACATTTGCCCGACCACCTACGCATTATGCACAAAATGTGAATTGCCATAATAATCCTTGGGATAAAAATAAAATTTATTATGTTTGAAATGTTTTGTATTTTTTATGAACTTCCATAATAGATCTGATCTTTTCACAAATTAAATAAATAGATATGCCAACAGAAAGGAAGGATAATGCGCGAGGTAGTAGCACCAAAAAAATTGGACACTGCTACCCAGCCAGCGTGATTCCAACGCCACAGCAGCGCGGCGCATCATTCCGTTGGACGTCGTCGTCATGTGCGTGCCTCGTACACCGCCTTGACCTTCCTCACATGGCCGCCGGCTTCCCTGTGGCAATGGCGCACCCCTCGCGAGAGCAGCATTACACTCGACGCGAGAGAATTGCAACACCGTCAGAACAGTATCACAGTGCTCCAGTTTTTCTCATTAAGACTCCAAGCTTGTGTGGCTGCTCCATCAAAACATTCCATGGAAATCAAGGACCAAATAAACGCTCAGCACTCCGCTGTTCAACATCCGTAACCAATTCATATCACTAATAGTCCACATTACGAGAGAGATGTTACATGCTGTTAAATGAAGCTTCAATCTCTGGGCTTTACCGGTTCGGTACCGTTTACCCAGGACGATCTTTCCCATGAAAAATAAAGCTCCAGCTCAGACTAACTAAACCATTTTCCCTGTAACTTTGGAAAAGGTTGAGCCCTAAAAGAACTTTGTCACCCAGGCTCAAAACTTGCTACCACACTTCCAGAGTAGCACTAAAAATGTTCAGAGCAACAGGTAACTCTGGGTGCTCTGGGAAAGGATGAACCCTAGAAAATGTTGGGATCAACAACATGGACTACTTCTCAAACAACATGCCGCGCCAATGACTATTTTTCAGCATGACAAGGTTGATAACACTGTCAACCAAAATACATTCGGACCCCAAGCAAAGGGACAGCAAGATGGCTAAATATTACCCGTCTTGCTGGTAGAACAAATAAAGAAGAGTAGCAACTATTACTAGAAGAAAGGCAGGTCGGAAAAGCGTAGAAAATAGAAGAACTTTGTTAGCAAAAAGATCAAAGGTACCTAGACACCTGAACACCATAACATTATTAGAAGTAGCTGAATCGGAGTAGATGGGTCACGGGTATCAGAAAGACATTCACCCAACTGGTAGTAATCTTCCAGACTTTGGGATTTGATGTACAACTATTTGAAGAGATCAGCATGCACTAAACTGCATATAACAAGGCATAACAATGTAATGCTACAAATCCAATTGTAGTGACACAAATTGAGTGAACCTGAGAACAGATTTCCAGTTATAAGGGCACCACCTGAACAACTTTGACAACTGAAAGTTATACAAGGTTCTACTCCATTCTAATATACAGTATTCAAGAAATTCTTTGGTTACATCCTATTAAGGATATCATTTATTCATCAGCACTCTCTTCGCTCACTATTTCAAGGCACCTAGCCTCGAGAATGAAAGATTGAAAGTTGTTCAGTTTGTTCAGTTTGTACTTGAGAGTAATCATGATTATGATATCCCAGTTTTGAACAATACAATGTCAAAAGAATCAATGTTCAAAGTTCAGTTTTTAAGATCATGCTAAGTCACCATGCCTTTCAAAAATCAGTCAGAGTACCATTTGGTGTTTGCGCATGATTGACTAAGAATGACGAATCCAGTCTCTTAACTGCAATAAGTAATGACTAATGATGGATGATGGTCACTGTACTCACCAAAGCCCAGCACCACCACACCAACTCCAGACTCCAGTCTCTTATAAAGGCAAAAGTATCCATTTCAGTCATCAGATGGAAAAAATAAGTGTATGATTGTTCAAGTTGTCTGCTAATAAACACGATGCTTGACAAGTTGACATTGGTAACACTCAAACTTCCATTGTACTGCTGCCACTGGAGTTGCTCATATAAATTAGGATAGCAACTCTATGACACAAACTTCACAGGAATATTGAATTACATCTGTCTAACTTCATATAGCAAATAATTGTGTGATAATGACTCGTTTTGCTTGCCAAAATGAGATGTTTACTGCAAACAGACCCTCTATAGAACACTCTCTTCTGTACGGCGCTTATGTTGTAGTAGGAACCAACGATTGGTGGCAGTGAAGGTGAAATCCTCTCGAACTCAACCCGGGTATATTCCACTCATAAGCAAAACGAACAAAACAGGGAATTGCCAGATAAAAACTTCACGACTTCAGAAACAAGAGGCATAAAATTTACAGAGCACTGTATTAGGAGACGACCACCAATTTTTGGAAATTATAACATGTGATCGATCCAAAGTGTCAATGAGCTATACACTGAAACCCAATTATTCCCAGACAGCAGTCAATAATATACACAATACAGTCAAtaaataagaaacaaaaacacgAATTCACAATCACATAAGCTGATACAACAGAGTCATATCGAGAGAGGGCGACGGAGTTCACCGCGATCTTACTCTGACAGCTCGCTGGCCTCGCTCTTCTTGGGCTGCGGCTGCGGCGGGGGCTGGGGGCGGCTGTCGTAGTCAACGACCTCAGCGTCGGTGACGGAGCGGGAGTGCTGGACGATGGACCGGCCGATGGAGTTGATccactcctccttctccttctcggcGTCGGCGATGAAGTACATGGTCTCGGCCGGGGTGGAGAGCTCGAAGGCGAACTGGCGGTTGAGCACGTCCTCGGCGCCCTTGACGGTGAGGCAGGAGGAGACGGGGATGATCCCGCGGGGCACGGAGCCGCGCGTGACGGCGGCGTCCTTGAACCAGAAGAGCCGGCCCTGCTTGAGCACGAACCAGCGCCGCCGCCACGTCTTGATGTACTCGCCCTGCTTGGTCAGCCACCCGGCGCGCTCCGCGCCGTGCCAGAACtccacgccgcccgccgccgggtcgtcgccgccgcccgacgagggggaggaggaggagcccatCACCGCGCGCCACAGGCTGGCCGCCATCGCGCAGGGGGGGATCGGGGATCCGGGATCGGGCGGGCGCGTGCGAGCGCCGGGGGGGACTGCGACTGGGGAGGGAGGAGAGGGACAAAGTGGGTGGGGAGTATTGCGCCGCTGGATTTGGCCGGGCGGTGATTTTGATGCGATCGCAAAGGCGTCGCTTGAACGGTTTAATTTGGCTTTTATATCCAGCTGAGTTGATTCGCTTAAATCCAGTATTTATTCACAGAAAATCATAACGTTTCTGTAATGGGAATATCATGACGTTTTTTTTAAACAAATATCACAACGGCtttttttagcaacgaatatcatAACGGTTAAGAAATCTGTAAACTATATGGATACACGGGAAGCCCATTTCATCTGGTTTTAATAAGGACTGTTGGGCTTTATCCCATCGTTCATCTACCAAGGTTGAAAAACAACACTGGAGGCATTTATGCAAACATTATCAAAGAAATTGCATAAACATCTAGAAACTTTCAGCACTTTTCCTTCATCTTCGAAGGACGAGAGTCTAATATCGAGGCACATAGCCTTGCTAAACATACTTTTGGTCTGGATTTCGAGTGCCATGTGTGGCTCTTAAACCCGCCAGACTTACGTTGTATCCCCTGAACTTGTTCAATTAATAAAGCAAAGTATGTTTAGACTAAAAAAACTAATTACGAGGTAAGATTTTCCTAAAAAAAACTAATTGCAGGGTAAGGCCAATCACGAGTCGATCTTTCAAAATCCACATATGACCGACAGTTTTATCACCAGGTTTATAGATAATTTTAATATCATAGATGAAAAACACCAGAACAATTCTCAACAAGGACTAACACCACATGTAGCAGTCCGGAGAGTGCCCA
Proteins encoded in this window:
- the LOC123058207 gene encoding pleckstrin homology domain-containing protein 1, yielding MAASLWRAVMGSSSSPSSGGGDDPAAGGVEFWHGAERAGWLTKQGEYIKTWRRRWFVLKQGRLFWFKDAAVTRGSVPRGIIPVSSCLTVKGAEDVLNRQFAFELSTPAETMYFIADAEKEKEEWINSIGRSIVQHSRSVTDAEVVDYDSRPQPPPQPQPKKSEASELSE